One genomic region from Bradyrhizobium icense encodes:
- a CDS encoding bifunctional 2-C-methyl-D-erythritol 4-phosphate cytidylyltransferase/2-C-methyl-D-erythritol 2,4-cyclodiphosphate synthase: MPRPERTAAILVAAGRGLRAGAGGPKQYREIGGQTVIFRAMQAFSKHPDIFAVQPVVNPDDAAVFSEAVAGLRHQPPTNGGATRQASVHAGLEALAAEKPDIVLIHDAARPFVTSAVISRAIDAAGRTGAAVPTIPVTDTIKQVGDAGHVEATPERAWLRIAQTPQAFRFDVILDAHRRAARDGRSDFTDDAALAEWAGLTVATFEGDPANMKLTTPEDFIREEARLAAQLGDIRTGTGYDVHAFGDGDHLMLCGVRVPHTRGFLAHSDGDVGLHALVDAILGALADGDIGSHFPPSDPQWKGAASDKFLKYAVERVAARGGRIANLEVTMICERPKIGPLRDTMRARIAEITGLNISRVAVKATTSERLGFTGREEGIAATASATIRLPWDDKGWSE; the protein is encoded by the coding sequence ATGCCCAGACCCGAGCGCACCGCAGCCATTCTCGTCGCAGCCGGACGCGGGCTTCGCGCCGGCGCCGGGGGTCCAAAGCAATATCGCGAGATCGGTGGGCAGACGGTGATCTTCCGCGCCATGCAAGCGTTCAGCAAGCATCCAGATATCTTCGCCGTGCAACCGGTGGTGAATCCCGATGACGCCGCCGTTTTCAGTGAAGCCGTCGCGGGACTGCGCCATCAACCTCCAACGAATGGCGGCGCGACACGTCAGGCCTCGGTGCATGCCGGACTCGAGGCGCTGGCTGCGGAGAAGCCCGACATCGTTCTGATCCACGATGCCGCGCGGCCCTTCGTGACCTCGGCGGTAATTTCGCGCGCGATCGATGCTGCGGGTCGGACGGGCGCCGCTGTTCCGACAATTCCCGTTACCGACACGATCAAGCAGGTCGGTGATGCCGGTCACGTCGAGGCGACGCCCGAACGCGCATGGTTGCGTATCGCGCAAACGCCGCAAGCGTTTCGCTTCGATGTCATTCTCGATGCCCATCGCCGCGCCGCGCGCGATGGCCGCAGCGATTTCACCGACGATGCGGCGCTCGCGGAGTGGGCGGGATTGACGGTGGCGACCTTTGAAGGCGATCCTGCAAACATGAAACTGACGACGCCAGAAGATTTCATCCGCGAGGAAGCCCGCCTCGCCGCCCAGCTCGGCGACATCAGGACCGGCACAGGCTACGACGTGCACGCCTTCGGCGACGGCGATCATCTTATGCTCTGCGGCGTTCGCGTGCCGCACACCCGCGGCTTTCTCGCCCATTCCGATGGCGACGTCGGCCTGCATGCTCTGGTCGACGCCATCCTCGGCGCGCTGGCCGACGGCGATATCGGCTCGCACTTTCCACCGAGCGACCCGCAGTGGAAGGGTGCTGCGTCGGACAAATTCCTCAAATATGCCGTCGAGCGCGTCGCCGCGCGCGGCGGACGAATCGCCAATCTCGAGGTCACGATGATCTGCGAGCGCCCGAAGATCGGGCCGCTGCGCGATACCATGCGCGCCCGCATTGCCGAGATCACCGGGCTCAATATTTCCCGCGTTGCGGTGAAGGCGACCACCAGCGAACGGCTCGGCTTTACCGGCCGCGAGGAAGGCATCGCCGCGACCGCGAGCGCCACCATCCGCCTGCCTTGGGACGATAAGGGTTGGAGCGAGTAA
- a CDS encoding CinA family protein translates to MSGSDARALARSLLDLCRMRKLTIATAESCTGGLVAGALTDIPGSSDVIDRGFVTYSNEAKRAMLGVKASTLTTFGAVSKETATAMAVGALEKAGVDLAVSITGIAGPGGATPGKPVGLVHFAVASRDGKILHREFRFGAIGRTTVRQRSVVEALRMLMELARGPQPPAKSRREAVSRLRPRVARSPRRSAVKRRRPPRT, encoded by the coding sequence ATGAGCGGCAGCGACGCCCGCGCCCTCGCCCGCTCGCTGCTTGATTTGTGCCGGATGCGCAAGCTGACGATTGCCACCGCAGAATCCTGCACGGGCGGCCTGGTCGCCGGTGCGCTGACCGATATTCCGGGCTCTTCGGACGTGATCGACCGCGGTTTCGTCACCTATTCCAATGAAGCCAAGCGCGCGATGCTCGGCGTCAAAGCCTCGACGCTGACAACCTTCGGCGCAGTCAGCAAGGAAACCGCGACTGCAATGGCGGTCGGCGCGCTGGAAAAGGCCGGCGTGGATCTCGCGGTATCCATCACCGGCATTGCAGGTCCGGGCGGAGCCACACCGGGCAAGCCGGTCGGCCTCGTGCATTTCGCCGTTGCGTCACGCGATGGCAAGATCCTGCACCGCGAATTCCGTTTTGGCGCCATTGGCCGCACCACCGTGCGCCAGCGCTCGGTCGTGGAAGCGCTGCGTATGCTGATGGAATTGGCGCGCGGACCGCAGCCGCCTGCCAAGTCGCGCCGGGAAGCCGTGAGCCGGTTACGGCCGCGGGTGGCGCGCAGCCCGCGCCGGAGCGCCGTCAAGCGGCGCCGGCCGCCGCGGACTTAA
- a CDS encoding thiamine pyrophosphate-binding protein: MDANLRTGGHILIEQLALHGADTVFGVPGESFLAALDGMYQSQRVRFINARQEGGAAMMAEAYGKLTGRPGIVFATRGPGATNASSGVHVAFQDSTPLILLLGQVGRDMMEREAFQEIDYRQMFGPMAKWVAQIDDARRIPEFISRAFFTATSGRPGPVVLALPEDMLTDTAEVADAPPYNPIPVAPDDGALRQFHALLSEAKRPFLIVGGGGWSDQARRDLETFAAAHEVPVGVSFRCQDYFDNLHPAYGGHVGIGLDAKIADRIRTSDLVIALGARLGEATTSGYTLFDVPKPKQPLVHIYPDPEEIGRVYSPTLGVVASGAAFAVAIKRLEPKHQSRADYLKAAHADYLAFTEPTRSPGDVQLSQIVRSLSDRLPHDTIICNGAGNYAVWVHRFWRYRQFRTELAPTSGSMGYGLPAAVAAKLMHPERTVIAFAGDGCFQMTGLEFMTAVEHRLPLIVIVCNNGMYGTIRMHQERTYPGRVSGTDLANPDFAALARACGGFGAHVERTEDFASAFDEAVASGLPAIIELSISPEALTPTSSLSETRAKALAALA; encoded by the coding sequence ATGGACGCAAATCTTCGAACCGGTGGCCATATTCTCATCGAGCAACTGGCCTTGCACGGCGCCGACACCGTGTTCGGCGTGCCCGGGGAAAGCTTCCTGGCAGCTCTCGACGGCATGTACCAGAGCCAGCGCGTGCGTTTCATCAACGCGCGGCAGGAGGGGGGCGCTGCCATGATGGCGGAGGCCTATGGCAAGCTGACGGGACGGCCCGGCATCGTGTTCGCCACCCGCGGCCCCGGCGCCACCAATGCTTCCTCCGGCGTCCATGTCGCGTTCCAGGACTCGACGCCGCTGATCCTGCTGCTTGGCCAGGTTGGACGCGACATGATGGAACGCGAGGCGTTCCAGGAAATCGATTATCGCCAGATGTTCGGGCCGATGGCGAAATGGGTCGCCCAGATCGACGATGCGCGGCGGATTCCCGAGTTCATTTCGCGCGCCTTCTTCACCGCGACATCGGGCCGTCCCGGTCCGGTCGTGCTGGCGCTGCCCGAGGACATGCTCACCGACACCGCCGAGGTGGCGGATGCGCCGCCCTACAATCCGATTCCGGTCGCGCCCGATGACGGCGCCTTGCGGCAATTCCATGCGCTGCTGTCGGAGGCGAAGAGGCCGTTCCTGATCGTCGGCGGCGGCGGATGGAGCGATCAGGCTCGTCGCGATCTCGAAACGTTTGCCGCTGCGCACGAGGTTCCAGTCGGCGTTTCGTTCCGATGCCAGGACTATTTCGACAATCTGCATCCGGCCTATGGCGGCCATGTCGGCATCGGTCTCGACGCAAAAATCGCCGACCGGATCCGAACCAGCGATCTGGTGATCGCGCTTGGCGCGAGGCTGGGGGAGGCCACCACATCCGGCTATACGTTGTTCGATGTTCCGAAACCGAAGCAGCCGCTGGTTCATATCTATCCCGACCCGGAAGAGATCGGACGCGTCTATTCGCCGACGCTCGGCGTGGTCGCGAGCGGCGCGGCCTTTGCAGTTGCGATCAAGCGGCTGGAGCCGAAACATCAATCGCGCGCCGACTATCTCAAGGCGGCGCATGCCGACTATCTCGCCTTCACCGAGCCGACGCGGTCGCCCGGCGACGTGCAGCTCTCGCAGATCGTGCGCAGTTTGAGCGATCGCTTGCCCCATGACACCATCATCTGCAATGGCGCCGGCAACTATGCCGTCTGGGTGCACCGCTTCTGGCGCTATCGGCAATTTCGCACCGAACTGGCGCCGACGTCGGGATCGATGGGATATGGCCTGCCCGCGGCCGTGGCCGCCAAGCTGATGCATCCCGAGCGCACCGTCATTGCATTTGCCGGCGACGGCTGCTTCCAGATGACCGGGCTGGAGTTCATGACGGCGGTCGAACACCGGCTGCCGCTGATCGTGATCGTTTGCAACAACGGCATGTATGGAACGATCCGCATGCACCAGGAGCGGACCTATCCCGGCCGTGTCTCCGGCACTGATCTGGCCAATCCCGATTTCGCGGCGCTGGCCCGCGCTTGTGGCGGATTTGGCGCCCACGTTGAGCGCACTGAGGACTTTGCCAGCGCTTTCGACGAAGCGGTGGCAAGCGGACTGCCGGCCATCATCGAGCTTTCGATCAGCCCGGAAGCTTTGACGCCGACAAGCTCGCTGAGCGAGACGCGCGCCAAGGCGTTGGCTGCGCTGGCCTGA
- a CDS encoding NAD(P)-dependent oxidoreductase, whose translation MTTFERVGFIGLGGMGRGLVKNLVAKGVAVTAYDINPAAVAGAKSFGATAASGLQEIRDNCRVIMICVNEAEDVEALMVCSDGLLASPAPGFIIVDHTTGSPQMVAKLDRMVRAAGGRYAEAPMTRTPKHADAGKVNVLFGGERDLLDDLRPYFERYAENIFHIGPLGHAIRLKLIHNYIAFANVAAWCEGFALAAKDGLDLSQVIRIISAAGGKSGMLDLYGQATLDGDFTPLMSLANARKDVRYYARWLEEAGLPGFMAEAVHQTYRQAALLGHDGESCTAVIKAYEAVTGVAARVGPKEQQQGN comes from the coding sequence ATGACGACATTCGAACGCGTTGGCTTTATCGGCCTTGGTGGAATGGGGCGAGGCTTGGTCAAGAACCTCGTCGCCAAGGGCGTGGCGGTCACCGCCTATGATATCAACCCGGCGGCTGTGGCGGGCGCCAAATCGTTCGGCGCGACCGCTGCCAGCGGTCTTCAGGAAATTCGCGACAATTGCCGCGTCATCATGATTTGCGTCAACGAGGCCGAGGATGTCGAGGCGTTGATGGTTTGCAGCGATGGGCTGCTCGCCAGTCCGGCACCGGGCTTCATCATCGTGGATCACACCACCGGCAGCCCGCAGATGGTCGCCAAGCTCGACCGCATGGTGCGCGCGGCCGGCGGTCGCTACGCCGAAGCACCGATGACGCGAACCCCGAAACACGCCGACGCCGGCAAGGTCAACGTGCTGTTCGGCGGTGAGCGCGACCTGCTCGACGACCTCAGGCCCTATTTTGAACGCTATGCCGAAAACATCTTCCACATCGGCCCGCTGGGGCATGCGATCCGCCTCAAGCTCATTCACAACTATATCGCCTTCGCCAATGTGGCGGCGTGGTGTGAAGGCTTTGCGCTCGCCGCAAAGGACGGGCTCGATCTTTCCCAGGTGATCCGCATCATCTCGGCGGCCGGCGGCAAGAGCGGCATGCTCGATCTTTACGGCCAGGCCACGCTCGATGGCGACTTCACGCCGCTGATGTCGCTGGCGAACGCCCGCAAGGACGTCCGCTATTATGCGCGCTGGCTGGAGGAGGCGGGTCTGCCCGGGTTCATGGCGGAAGCGGTGCATCAGACCTACCGGCAGGCGGCGCTGCTCGGGCACGACGGCGAATCCTGCACTGCCGTCATCAAGGCCTACGAGGCCGTGACGGGCGTGGCCGCGCGGGTAGGACCGAAAGAGCAACAACAAGGCAACTGA
- a CDS encoding type II toxin-antitoxin system RatA family toxin: MPRFSSKRRVHHTASHMFDLVADVERYPEFVPLCQSLRIRQRTQKADGIEVIVADMTVSFKLVRESFTSRVTLDRPNLKIMVEYLKGPFSNLENRWTFEPKSETDCDVGFFLSYEFKSRMLAMLMGTMFDTAFQRFAHAFEKRADVIYGKPVTGTRS, translated from the coding sequence ATGCCTCGCTTTTCCAGCAAGCGCCGGGTTCATCATACCGCGTCGCACATGTTCGATCTGGTCGCCGATGTCGAGCGCTATCCGGAATTCGTGCCGCTGTGCCAATCGCTGAGGATACGGCAGCGCACGCAGAAGGCCGACGGCATTGAGGTGATCGTCGCCGACATGACGGTATCGTTCAAGCTGGTGCGGGAGTCCTTCACCAGCCGGGTGACGCTGGACCGGCCGAACCTGAAAATCATGGTCGAATATCTGAAGGGCCCGTTCAGCAACCTCGAAAACCGCTGGACGTTCGAGCCGAAATCCGAAACCGACTGCGACGTCGGATTCTTCCTGTCCTATGAATTCAAGAGCCGGATGCTGGCAATGCTGATGGGGACGATGTTCGATACCGCATTCCAGCGTTTTGCCCACGCGTTCGAAAAGCGGGCGGACGTGATTTATGGGAAGCCCGTCACCGGCACCCGAAGCTAG
- the lipA gene encoding lipoyl synthase, with the protein MVVLVDTVSLNQVRPRHPEKVNRPDALSPPKPDWIRVRAPNTRGYADTRKIVKENGLVTVCEEAGCPNIGECWDKKHATFMIMGDTCTRACAFCNVKTGMPGALDANEPEHVAEATFKLGLTHVVVTSVDRDDLADGGAEHFAQTIRAIRARCPTTTIEILTPDFLRKEGALEVVAAAKPDVFNHNLETVPARYLTVRPGARYFHSIRLLQRVKEIDPTIFTKSGIMVGLGEERHEVLQVMDDLRSADVDFLTIGQYLQPTRKHHAVMRYVTPDEFAGYEKVAYTKGFLMVSASPLTRSSHHAGEDFAKLRAARAALHG; encoded by the coding sequence ATGGTCGTCCTCGTCGATACCGTCTCCCTGAACCAGGTTCGCCCGCGTCACCCCGAAAAGGTGAACCGGCCGGATGCGCTATCGCCGCCGAAGCCGGACTGGATCAGGGTGCGCGCGCCGAACACCCGCGGCTATGCCGACACGAGGAAGATCGTCAAGGAGAACGGCCTCGTCACGGTCTGCGAGGAGGCCGGCTGCCCGAATATCGGCGAGTGCTGGGACAAGAAGCACGCCACCTTCATGATCATGGGGGACACCTGCACGCGGGCCTGCGCGTTCTGCAACGTCAAGACCGGCATGCCCGGCGCGCTCGACGCCAATGAGCCGGAACATGTCGCGGAGGCGACCTTCAAGCTCGGGCTGACTCATGTCGTGGTGACCTCGGTCGATCGCGACGATCTCGCCGACGGCGGCGCCGAGCACTTTGCGCAGACGATTCGCGCCATTCGCGCGCGCTGCCCGACCACGACCATCGAAATCCTCACCCCCGACTTCCTGCGCAAGGAAGGCGCGCTGGAGGTGGTCGCGGCGGCCAAGCCGGACGTGTTCAACCACAATCTGGAAACCGTGCCGGCGCGTTATCTCACGGTACGCCCGGGCGCGCGCTACTTCCATTCGATCCGGCTGTTGCAGCGGGTCAAGGAAATCGATCCCACCATCTTCACCAAGTCAGGCATCATGGTCGGCCTCGGCGAGGAGCGCCACGAGGTGCTGCAGGTGATGGACGATCTGCGCTCGGCGGACGTCGATTTCCTGACCATCGGGCAGTATCTGCAGCCGACCCGCAAGCACCACGCCGTCATGCGCTACGTGACGCCGGACGAATTCGCGGGCTACGAGAAGGTCGCCTATACCAAGGGTTTTCTGATGGTGTCGGCCAGTCCGCTGACCCGCTCGTCGCACCATGCGGGTGAGGATTTTGCCAAGCTCAGGGCGGCGCGGGCTGCGCTACACGGTTGA
- a CDS encoding DNA-3-methyladenine glycosylase yields MVQNPKPAEGAAPRLGKPLKRSFFDRSVHEVAPDLIGATLLVDGVGGMIVEVEAYHHLDPAAHSFRGPTPRNRVMFGPPGFAYVYRSYGIHWCANFVCEEEGSASAVLIRALQPTHGIPAMRRRRGLQDERALCSGPGKLCEALGITIRHSELPLDQPPFALHARVGKPETIVGVRIGITKAVDLPWRYGLKGSRFLSKRFLTGELHQHQ; encoded by the coding sequence ATAGTTCAAAACCCCAAGCCCGCCGAGGGCGCCGCCCCCCGGCTCGGCAAGCCGCTGAAACGCTCGTTTTTCGACCGCAGCGTGCACGAGGTCGCGCCCGACCTGATCGGGGCAACGCTCCTGGTCGACGGCGTCGGCGGTATGATCGTGGAGGTCGAAGCCTATCACCATCTGGACCCGGCCGCGCATTCATTTCGCGGACCGACACCGCGCAACCGGGTGATGTTCGGCCCGCCGGGTTTTGCCTATGTCTACCGCTCCTACGGCATCCACTGGTGCGCCAATTTCGTCTGCGAAGAGGAAGGTTCGGCCAGCGCCGTCCTGATACGCGCACTGCAACCGACCCATGGCATACCCGCGATGCGCCGCCGCCGCGGCCTCCAGGACGAGCGCGCGCTGTGCTCGGGCCCGGGCAAGCTCTGCGAGGCGCTCGGGATCACGATCAGGCACAGCGAGCTGCCGCTCGATCAGCCTCCGTTTGCGCTGCATGCGCGAGTCGGCAAGCCCGAGACCATTGTTGGAGTACGGATCGGAATTACAAAAGCGGTCGATCTGCCGTGGCGCTACGGATTGAAGGGGTCGAGGTTTTTGAGCAAGCGGTTTTTGACGGGGGAGCTGCATCAACATCAATAG
- a CDS encoding methyltransferase, with product MTIPAEKLIRLGFGFAVSQALRVVADLEIADRLADGEQSVDDLAAQTSTHADALYRIMRLLAAEGVFRETSERRFGQTELSSLLRSDQRSSPRDLIRMINSEPYLAFAQLGHSVQTGLPAFDETFGKSRFDWLADHPAEAALFQSAMIALSQGSNEAVAEAYDFTPFSKVVDIGGGHGQLLSAILARHPHLSGVLYDLPSGIAAARAGAGGHLPRTDFVAGDFFESVPAGADVYVLKKVIHDWNDEKAVMILRKCRDAMKSDGRVLVAETIVHSGNEPESIKLIDAQMLVVTGGVERTVTQYAALFEAAGLRFERVIPTVRPISILEALR from the coding sequence ATGACAATTCCAGCGGAAAAGCTAATTCGGCTTGGTTTTGGTTTCGCGGTTTCCCAGGCACTGCGGGTTGTCGCGGATCTTGAGATTGCCGACCGACTAGCCGACGGCGAACAGAGCGTAGACGATCTGGCAGCGCAGACCAGCACCCACGCCGACGCGCTCTACAGAATCATGCGATTGCTGGCCGCCGAAGGAGTATTTCGTGAGACCTCCGAGCGTCGCTTCGGTCAAACTGAACTAAGTTCGTTGTTACGCTCTGATCAGCGATCGAGTCCGCGCGACCTGATCCGAATGATCAATAGCGAGCCATATCTGGCCTTCGCGCAGCTCGGCCATTCGGTGCAGACGGGCCTGCCAGCTTTTGACGAAACGTTTGGAAAATCCCGCTTCGATTGGCTGGCCGACCACCCGGCCGAAGCTGCGCTCTTCCAGAGCGCAATGATCGCCCTGAGCCAGGGTAGCAATGAAGCGGTTGCAGAGGCCTATGATTTCACGCCCTTTTCCAAAGTCGTGGACATCGGTGGCGGCCACGGGCAACTCCTGTCGGCCATCCTCGCGCGCCATCCGCATCTGTCGGGCGTACTCTACGACCTTCCATCGGGCATCGCGGCGGCGCGGGCAGGTGCCGGAGGTCATCTGCCCCGCACAGACTTTGTTGCCGGAGACTTCTTTGAATCTGTTCCAGCGGGCGCTGACGTCTATGTGCTGAAGAAAGTTATCCACGACTGGAACGATGAAAAGGCGGTCATGATCCTGCGCAAATGTCGCGACGCCATGAAGTCGGACGGCAGGGTGCTGGTTGCGGAGACGATCGTTCATTCGGGCAACGAACCCGAATCGATCAAACTTATCGACGCCCAGATGTTGGTTGTGACCGGGGGCGTCGAGCGCACGGTGACTCAGTATGCTGCTCTATTCGAGGCGGCGGGTCTACGGTTTGAGCGCGTCATCCCAACTGTTCGGCCAATCTCCATTCTTGAGGCGCTCAGGTGA